A portion of the Syntrophales bacterium genome contains these proteins:
- a CDS encoding HypC/HybG/HupF family hydrogenase formation chaperone, with protein MCLGIPARVEEIRGQSGTVSLGNVRIEVNLSLLANGLAVGDYVLVHAGFAIVRFDEGEARETISLIKEMMGDEVR; from the coding sequence ATGTGTCTTGGCATTCCGGCCAGAGTTGAGGAGATTCGGGGACAGAGTGGTACAGTATCTCTCGGGAACGTAAGGATCGAGGTAAACCTGAGCCTTCTGGCCAATGGTCTTGCCGTGGGTGACTATGTCCTGGTGCATGCCGGTTTTGCCATTGTCAGGTTTGACGAAGGGGAGGCCAGGGAAACCATCTCCCTCATAAAGGAGATGATGGGCGATGAAGTACGTTGA
- a CDS encoding NADH-quinone oxidoreductase subunit B family protein: MLKKLCEKAFTKSLWVYHVNTGACNGCDIEVINVLTPYYDAERFGIKLVGSPRHADVLLVSGPVTRQVAPALRRLYEAVPSPKLVFAIGSCPSGGGMWFDSYATLGGLDKVLPVNFFIPGCPPRPEAILYGVAVALGLAPKKVAPITMTQAHPEEILQRIEQSQGVSDEKK; encoded by the coding sequence ATGCTTAAGAAACTTTGTGAGAAGGCCTTTACAAAATCATTATGGGTTTATCATGTAAACACTGGTGCCTGTAACGGGTGCGACATTGAGGTAATCAATGTCTTGACCCCTTATTACGATGCCGAACGTTTTGGGATAAAGCTGGTTGGTTCTCCCCGCCATGCTGACGTGCTTTTAGTCTCGGGGCCGGTGACCCGACAGGTGGCCCCTGCCCTCCGCAGGCTTTATGAAGCGGTACCCAGCCCCAAGTTGGTATTTGCCATTGGAAGTTGCCCGAGCGGGGGGGGTATGTGGTTTGATAGCTATGCTACCCTGGGTGGTCTGGATAAAGTCCTACCGGTTAACTTTTTTATCCCCGGCTGCCCACCCCGACCAGAGGCGATTCTCTATGGGGTAGCAGTGGCTCTGGGCCTTGCCCCTAAAAAAGTAGCTCCCATCACGATGACCCAGGCTCATCCCGAAGAAATTCTCCAAAGAATCGAACAATCCCAAGGGGTAAGTGATGAAAAAAAATAA
- a CDS encoding hydrogenase maturation protease, whose protein sequence is MKSKVGSLPNLESLTAFLHPRFQGRVAIIGIGNRFWGDDGAGPELITSLKEKWETWELESSSRAQRLFVDAGECPEDWFIRILDLKPEVIIVVDAVDLRAEPGSVAILKPESLPESFCFSTHRFSLKSLLELWEKNGSETLVLAIQPETLGFGQGLSYRVGESIDHLVGLLAPPHTVMSSFPNPAPPPLRHGES, encoded by the coding sequence ATGAAAAGCAAGGTAGGTTCTCTACCGAATTTGGAATCTCTGACAGCATTCCTTCATCCTCGTTTCCAGGGCCGGGTGGCAATCATCGGGATAGGCAATCGGTTCTGGGGGGATGATGGAGCCGGACCAGAACTCATAACCAGCCTCAAGGAAAAATGGGAAACCTGGGAACTTGAGTCAAGTTCCCGGGCACAACGGCTCTTTGTAGATGCCGGCGAATGTCCGGAGGACTGGTTTATCCGAATCTTAGACCTTAAACCGGAGGTGATCATTGTGGTTGATGCCGTTGATCTTCGGGCCGAACCGGGTAGTGTTGCTATCCTCAAACCTGAATCACTCCCGGAATCTTTCTGCTTCTCCACCCATCGTTTCTCCTTAAAAAGTCTCCTCGAGCTCTGGGAAAAAAATGGAAGTGAAACCTTGGTTCTGGCGATTCAACCGGAGACTCTTGGATTTGGCCAGGGGCTTTCCTACCGGGTGGGAGAAAGCATTGATCACCTCGTTGGGCTTTTAGCTCCACCACACACAGTTATGTCTTCATTTCCTAACCCTGCCCCGCCCCCTCTCCGCCACGGGGAGAGTTAA
- the hypD gene encoding hydrogenase formation protein HypD — protein sequence MKYVDEFKDRNLCLALIKEMESLLGASRVSIMEVCGTHTMAIFREGLRSLLPPAVRLLSGPGCPVCVTPTAYLNKAIALSAGEGVIIATFGDMMRVPSSSSSLERQRAAGKKIAVVYSPLEALAIAANNPDKKVVFLAVGFETTAPTLAVTAIEARKRGIANFYLFSGHKRIPPALASLARDGDLRVDGFILPGHVSAIIGVKPYLFLAEKYGLSSVICGFEPLDILQGICMILRQLKEGRADVEIQYSRVVKKDGNAEAMALLHQVFVETDSEWRGLGPIAESGYDLREEYGELDANRVFSPRLDRGEMVSVESNGCICGEILKGLKIPNQCHHFGKDCTPSSPVGPCMVSSEGTCAAYYKYG from the coding sequence ATGAAGTACGTTGATGAGTTCAAAGATCGGAACCTATGTCTGGCCCTAATAAAAGAAATGGAATCCCTCTTAGGGGCCTCTCGGGTAAGTATCATGGAGGTCTGTGGAACCCATACGATGGCCATCTTCCGGGAAGGCCTGAGGAGCCTTCTTCCTCCAGCGGTAAGACTACTTTCCGGTCCGGGCTGTCCGGTATGTGTTACCCCCACGGCTTACCTAAATAAGGCCATCGCCCTGTCTGCAGGAGAGGGGGTGATCATTGCCACATTTGGTGATATGATGCGTGTTCCTAGTTCAAGCTCATCGCTGGAGAGGCAAAGGGCGGCAGGGAAGAAGATAGCAGTGGTTTATTCCCCCCTCGAAGCCCTGGCAATTGCCGCAAATAATCCGGATAAGAAGGTGGTATTTCTTGCCGTCGGTTTTGAGACCACAGCCCCCACTCTCGCCGTAACGGCAATAGAGGCGAGGAAAAGGGGGATTGCAAATTTCTATCTCTTTTCGGGGCATAAGAGGATTCCGCCGGCTCTCGCATCGCTGGCAAGAGACGGTGATTTGAGGGTTGACGGCTTTATCCTGCCGGGTCATGTGAGTGCGATAATTGGTGTCAAACCTTACCTCTTCCTCGCCGAAAAATACGGTCTTTCCTCAGTGATATGCGGGTTCGAACCACTCGACATTCTTCAGGGAATCTGCATGATCCTTCGCCAGCTCAAGGAGGGGAGGGCAGATGTTGAAATCCAGTACAGCAGAGTGGTAAAGAAAGATGGAAACGCTGAGGCAATGGCCCTTTTGCACCAAGTCTTTGTGGAGACAGACAGCGAATGGAGGGGACTCGGACCGATAGCGGAATCGGGCTATGACTTAAGGGAGGAGTATGGGGAACTTGATGCCAATCGGGTGTTTTCCCCCCGACTGGATCGGGGGGAGATGGTCTCCGTGGAGAGTAATGGCTGTATCTGCGGAGAGATATTGAAGGGGCTTAAGATCCCGAATCAATGTCACCATTTCGGCAAAGATTGTACCCCCTCTTCTCCTGTCGGGCCTTGCATGGTAAGCAGTGAGGGAACCTGTGCCGCCTATTACAAGTATGGATGA
- the hypF gene encoding carbamoyltransferase HypF: MVKKMNNAGTYSNVSRSSIKVRGVVQGVGFRPFVYNLARRYGLKGWVCNSSGGVVIEVEGHGRDLKGFVSEFTKRPPVLARIEKIEVRDNLALQGYGRFEIRESLREEDQFVPVSSDCSICEECLEELFHPNDRRYRYPFINCTNCGPRFTITRDIPYDRDNTTMVEFTMCRPCQREYEDPANRRFHAQPNACPVCGPQIALLDRRGAKVDCPDIIAEVRDLILGGFTIAIKGIGGYHLACDATNSFAVARLRGRKYREDKPFALMAEGVEAVKFFCHLERDEETLLLSPARPIVLLKRRGDVHLIAEEVAPNNRYLGVVLPYSPLHYLILRKVKRPLVMTSGNISDEPIAYQDADARLRLAKIADYFLLHNRKIHQRVDDSVTRIFASAPMMIRRSRGYVPLPITLPLSGREVLACGGQLKNTFCLTKGNQAFLGPHIGDLDNMATLRSLEEGVEHFKRLFRLRPEVICHDLHPDYLSTRYALEQEGEKIGVQHHHAHLASCLGENGIRAKTMGVIFDGSGYGEDDCIWGGEFLTGDLGSFERMAHLEYVAMPGGEQAIKEPYRMAFSYLLESFGDDAFEVVEWLNLGWNLSKLRVFKQIIERGINSPLTSSMGRLFDTIAALLGIRERVNYEGQAAIELEMRASDGEAGEYPFELSDTVPLKIGVKGVIRGIVADLRAGRAKGFIAAHFHRTISTVIVEVCRRIKEKTDVNTVALSGGVFQNIRLLSLSAERLKENGFLVLTHRLVPPNDGGISLGQACVALERLK; encoded by the coding sequence TTGGTAAAAAAAATGAATAACGCCGGAACGTATAGCAACGTCAGTCGGTCCTCCATTAAGGTCAGGGGGGTAGTACAGGGGGTGGGATTTCGTCCCTTTGTTTATAATCTGGCTCGCAGATATGGGCTCAAGGGATGGGTATGTAACTCTTCTGGTGGGGTGGTGATAGAAGTAGAAGGTCATGGCCGGGATCTTAAGGGATTCGTGAGTGAATTTACAAAAAGGCCGCCGGTTCTCGCCCGTATAGAAAAGATCGAGGTTCGGGACAATCTTGCCCTTCAGGGGTATGGAAGGTTTGAGATAAGAGAAAGCCTCAGGGAAGAAGACCAGTTTGTCCCTGTCTCCTCTGATTGCTCTATCTGTGAAGAGTGCCTGGAGGAGCTGTTCCATCCTAATGACAGAAGGTACCGCTATCCTTTTATTAACTGCACAAACTGTGGTCCCAGGTTTACCATTACCAGGGATATCCCGTATGACAGGGATAATACCACGATGGTGGAATTTACCATGTGCCGGCCATGCCAGAGAGAATATGAAGACCCGGCAAACAGGAGATTCCATGCCCAGCCGAATGCCTGTCCGGTATGTGGACCCCAGATTGCCCTTCTTGACCGTAGAGGAGCAAAGGTGGATTGTCCCGACATCATCGCGGAGGTCAGGGATCTGATCCTCGGTGGCTTTACTATTGCCATAAAGGGGATCGGGGGGTATCATCTTGCCTGTGATGCCACAAACTCTTTTGCGGTGGCAAGGCTGAGGGGCAGAAAATATCGGGAGGACAAACCGTTTGCCCTCATGGCAGAGGGAGTCGAGGCCGTAAAGTTCTTCTGCCATCTGGAACGAGATGAGGAAACCTTACTGCTCAGTCCTGCCAGGCCAATAGTCCTTTTAAAAAGGAGGGGAGATGTACATCTTATTGCAGAAGAGGTGGCACCGAACAATAGATACTTAGGGGTGGTGCTCCCCTATTCTCCCCTCCACTATCTTATTCTAAGAAAAGTAAAGAGACCCCTCGTAATGACAAGTGGTAATATATCGGATGAACCCATCGCTTACCAGGATGCCGATGCCCGGTTGAGACTGGCCAAGATTGCCGACTATTTTTTGCTCCATAACAGGAAAATTCACCAGCGGGTAGATGATTCCGTAACCCGGATATTTGCCAGCGCCCCCATGATGATAAGGAGGTCAAGGGGGTATGTCCCCCTGCCCATCACCCTCCCCCTCTCCGGAAGAGAGGTGCTGGCCTGTGGAGGACAGTTAAAAAATACCTTCTGCCTGACGAAAGGAAATCAGGCCTTTTTGGGCCCCCATATAGGAGATTTAGATAACATGGCAACCCTCCGTTCGCTGGAGGAAGGGGTAGAACATTTTAAAAGGCTCTTCCGCTTAAGGCCGGAGGTAATCTGCCACGACCTCCATCCGGATTACCTCTCCACCAGATACGCCTTGGAGCAGGAGGGAGAAAAGATAGGGGTGCAACACCACCATGCCCACCTTGCCTCCTGCCTGGGGGAGAATGGTATAAGGGCCAAGACGATGGGAGTGATATTTGACGGTTCAGGCTACGGGGAGGATGACTGCATATGGGGTGGCGAGTTTCTTACGGGTGATCTCGGTTCTTTTGAAAGAATGGCGCACTTAGAGTATGTAGCGATGCCGGGAGGAGAACAGGCAATTAAAGAACCTTACCGGATGGCCTTTTCCTATCTCCTGGAAAGTTTTGGTGATGATGCATTTGAAGTGGTGGAATGGCTTAACTTGGGATGGAATCTCAGCAAACTCCGTGTTTTCAAGCAGATTATAGAAAGGGGAATAAATTCTCCCCTCACATCGAGTATGGGGAGGCTCTTTGATACCATAGCGGCTCTCCTCGGCATCAGGGAGAGGGTGAACTACGAGGGGCAGGCGGCAATAGAACTGGAGATGAGAGCCTCTGATGGGGAGGCGGGAGAATACCCCTTTGAGCTTTCAGATACCGTACCCTTAAAAATAGGGGTAAAGGGCGTCATTAGAGGAATAGTCGCTGACCTGAGAGCGGGAAGAGCAAAAGGTTTCATCGCGGCACATTTTCATCGTACCATCTCCACTGTTATCGTTGAGGTATGCCGCCGGATAAAAGAAAAAACAGATGTAAACACAGTAGCTTTGAGCGGCGGGGTCTTTCAGAATATCAGGTTGCTGAGCCTGTCAGCGGAGAGATTAAAGGAAAACGGGTTTTTGGTACTCACCCATCGCCTTGTTCCACCTAATGATGGCGGTATTTCCCTTGGGCAGGCCTGTGTTGCCCTGGAGAGGTTAAAGTAG
- a CDS encoding diacylglycerol kinase family lipid kinase codes for MSYAKVIINPFARGGRTGKWWPRISKLLKDAGLSFDHSFTEGVGHGIELAKEAADKCYELVIAVGGDGTVNEVINGLVDEGGKGRAMLGIISTGTGGDVVRTLGIPSHYADACRLLANPKRLTIDLGVVEYVSGNRGIRRFYINTAGLGLDAAVVKRTRRFTIKRCTIIPFVLGFLTTIITYHGRNVVLNIDGEKWRERVFLIVVNNGCYFGGRMKIVPDADPCDGLLDVVTVADMGKMRLLWNFPRLYRGTHVTHPMVMVCRARNIEVKAEERMLLQVDGELVGEAPANFSVLPAALTVAVG; via the coding sequence ATGTCTTATGCCAAAGTAATTATAAATCCCTTCGCCAGGGGTGGGCGTACCGGAAAATGGTGGCCCCGGATCAGCAAGCTGCTTAAAGACGCTGGCCTTTCCTTCGACCATAGCTTCACCGAAGGGGTGGGACATGGCATCGAGCTGGCGAAGGAGGCGGCTGATAAATGTTATGAGCTTGTGATCGCTGTAGGCGGCGATGGCACGGTGAACGAAGTAATCAACGGCCTGGTGGACGAGGGGGGCAAGGGTAGAGCGATGCTGGGCATCATCAGCACCGGAACCGGTGGTGACGTAGTACGTACACTGGGCATCCCGTCGCATTATGCCGATGCATGCCGTCTTCTCGCCAACCCGAAGAGACTCACTATTGATCTCGGCGTTGTGGAATATGTGAGCGGTAATCGAGGGATACGGCGGTTCTATATCAATACCGCAGGCCTGGGTCTTGATGCCGCTGTAGTCAAAAGGACAAGGCGGTTCACCATCAAGAGGTGTACCATTATTCCCTTTGTACTGGGATTTCTTACCACCATCATCACCTATCATGGCAGGAATGTGGTCTTAAATATTGATGGCGAAAAGTGGCGGGAACGAGTCTTCCTTATCGTGGTCAACAACGGGTGCTACTTCGGCGGGAGGATGAAGATTGTTCCTGATGCCGATCCCTGTGATGGGCTGCTCGATGTGGTGACAGTGGCAGATATGGGCAAGATGCGGCTATTGTGGAACTTCCCCCGCCTCTATAGAGGAACCCATGTCACCCACCCCATGGTCATGGTGTGTCGGGCGAGGAACATCGAGGTGAAGGCAGAAGAGAGGATGCTCCTTCAGGTAGATGGCGAGCTTGTAGGGGAGGCGCCAGCAAACTTCTCGGTGCTACCTGCCGCGCTAACCGTTGCCGTGGGATAG
- a CDS encoding response regulator, producing MEGAKILVIDDDPDIVEVLKITLEANSHQVSAANSGSEGLAKVKEIKPDLIILDVMMDTITEGFQVSYQLRSPDPRSEYAEYAKIPILMLTGVGQKMKMKFSPETDAEYLPVDDFMEKPIQTPMLLEKVRKLLKGRP from the coding sequence ATGGAAGGCGCCAAGATTCTAGTTATAGATGACGATCCCGATATTGTAGAGGTTCTGAAAATAACACTGGAGGCTAATTCTCATCAGGTATCTGCGGCAAACAGCGGCAGTGAGGGTCTGGCAAAGGTTAAAGAGATAAAACCCGACCTGATTATCCTTGATGTGATGATGGATACCATCACGGAGGGGTTTCAGGTCTCTTATCAACTTCGCAGTCCAGATCCCCGATCGGAGTATGCGGAATATGCAAAGATACCGATACTGATGCTCACCGGAGTTGGACAAAAGATGAAGATGAAATTCTCTCCCGAGACAGATGCTGAATACCTTCCGGTAGATGATTTTATGGAAAAGCCGATACAAACTCCCATGCTGCTGGAGAAGGTGAGAAAGCTCCTCAAAGGCAGGCCTTAG
- a CDS encoding GAF domain-containing sensor histidine kinase, with protein MGQNNFSLLPVEEELRERISWLIRLRWIALAGILVSVWATRHLLHALLPEKEIYLVCLAILLYNALFLFYLRRIEKGDSSHSVFSRFATIQILTDWVALTLLIHYTGGIESPVILYFFFHVLISFVLLPPRIFYIQASIAVFLLGAVAILEYHEIIGHITLRGFITHSNYRNPLYVSGVLFFFATALYVSTYLSTSIMKRLRDRDRRLITLQNALKNAYQRMQTLYDLSRNISSTLELKEVLGRLAQNATEVMNAKGCSVRLWDKTHSRLELGAAYGLSKEYLEKGPVDADKSLIEALKGKPVSVADVTKDTRVQYHEEAKREGIASMIGAPLVFKEKIIGTLRIHMASPHDFSEEEKEFVSAIASTVGIAIANAMAYKKLLEFDEARSRFMMIVAHEMRAPVTAIQGILRTVLDGYLGELSPKQRELLSRAEVRTHSFLVLINDLLALGADETEEVKDKVTPTSIDEALRKVLGLLEVKSKEKNISVEVEAPEIFPVIREIEGDMEKLFTNLIGNAVKYTPPGGKVWVRIGVEDKLVKIVVSDTGIGISSEDLPHVFEEFYRAKNARELIREGTGLGLTIVKRIVDRYNGRISVDSKPNEGTTFTVLLPGNKVKIK; from the coding sequence ATGGGCCAGAACAATTTTTCCCTCCTCCCGGTGGAGGAGGAACTAAGGGAACGTATATCCTGGCTTATCAGATTAAGGTGGATTGCTCTTGCCGGTATATTGGTTTCCGTCTGGGCTACCAGGCACCTCCTTCATGCTCTCCTCCCTGAAAAGGAGATCTACCTGGTATGCCTTGCTATCCTTCTCTACAATGCCCTCTTCCTTTTTTATCTCAGAAGAATTGAAAAGGGTGATTCATCACACAGTGTCTTTTCTCGCTTTGCCACCATTCAGATACTCACAGACTGGGTCGCCCTTACCCTCTTGATTCACTATACGGGAGGGATAGAAAGCCCCGTAATTCTCTATTTTTTCTTTCATGTCCTTATCTCTTTCGTTCTGCTGCCACCGAGGATCTTCTATATCCAGGCCAGCATAGCGGTATTTTTGTTGGGAGCGGTGGCTATCCTCGAATACCATGAAATCATCGGGCACATCACCTTAAGGGGGTTCATTACCCACTCCAATTACCGGAATCCCCTGTACGTTTCGGGTGTCCTCTTCTTTTTCGCCACTGCCCTCTATGTGTCTACCTACCTTTCCACCTCGATCATGAAAAGGTTAAGGGACAGGGACAGGAGATTGATCACCCTGCAAAATGCGTTAAAAAACGCCTACCAGCGGATGCAGACCCTCTATGACCTGAGTAGAAATATCTCCTCAACCCTGGAGCTAAAAGAGGTGTTGGGACGACTTGCCCAAAATGCCACGGAGGTAATGAATGCCAAAGGGTGTTCGGTGAGGCTCTGGGATAAAACCCACAGTAGATTAGAGTTGGGCGCTGCTTACGGTTTAAGCAAGGAATACCTAGAAAAGGGTCCAGTGGATGCCGACAAGAGTCTCATCGAAGCCCTTAAAGGTAAGCCGGTTTCTGTTGCGGATGTGACCAAAGATACCCGGGTTCAGTACCATGAGGAGGCAAAGAGAGAGGGGATAGCCTCCATGATCGGCGCTCCCCTCGTTTTCAAGGAGAAAATTATCGGGACGTTGAGGATCCACATGGCCAGTCCCCATGATTTCAGTGAAGAAGAAAAGGAATTTGTCTCTGCCATTGCCAGCACCGTGGGTATAGCCATTGCGAATGCCATGGCCTATAAAAAACTACTGGAGTTTGATGAGGCAAGGTCGAGGTTTATGATGATTGTGGCCCATGAAATGAGGGCTCCGGTCACGGCTATCCAGGGCATATTGAGAACCGTCCTTGACGGCTATCTGGGAGAACTTTCACCGAAACAGAGGGAACTTCTCAGTCGGGCCGAGGTACGAACCCATTCCTTCCTTGTCCTGATAAACGACCTCCTCGCATTAGGAGCCGATGAGACGGAGGAGGTGAAGGACAAGGTGACTCCAACCTCCATAGACGAGGCCTTGAGAAAGGTCCTCGGACTTTTAGAGGTAAAGTCAAAGGAGAAAAATATAAGTGTTGAGGTTGAGGCGCCGGAAATTTTTCCGGTAATCAGGGAAATTGAGGGTGATATGGAAAAGCTCTTCACCAATTTGATCGGAAATGCGGTTAAATATACCCCTCCTGGTGGTAAGGTCTGGGTAAGGATCGGAGTAGAGGATAAATTGGTGAAGATCGTGGTATCCGATACGGGGATCGGGATTTCCTCCGAGGATCTTCCCCATGTATTCGAGGAATTCTATCGGGCGAAAAATGCCAGGGAGCTGATAAGGGAGGGAACTGGTCTCGGCCTTACTATCGTAAAGCGGATTGTTGATCGTTATAATGGTAGGATTTCCGTGGATAGCAAACCCAACGAGGGAACGACATTTACCGTCCTGCTTCCCGGGAACAAGGTTAAAATAAAGTAG
- a CDS encoding phosphate/phosphite/phosphonate ABC transporter substrate-binding protein, with protein MKKNKVIRFLVCTLIIYCTLAGLGCEPSPKSRGKAEILFSPAPFSVPMIEARLIFLKDYLTKETGWKIEMRVSPSDIDSFLKMVEAEKIAFSLQNAYFYLVLAEKKGAVPIVKTISLDGRTERRGLIVCRDDSRVKSLTDLKGKQVLSTSRFSVGGFLSQWIFLKEQGLDPERDLIYKFGDTQEEILEKVASGRAEVGFIREDVLQAAIKTRGQMLRVKVIATTSYCPTTCIVKYPGTDPDLVEKVKTALLKLNFKNPSHRFILERLRISGFAPASPEDYTDFRNLLISYGLLPGGSVPPQKITQSQ; from the coding sequence ATGAAAAAAAATAAGGTCATTCGATTTCTTGTTTGTACACTAATTATCTATTGTACTTTGGCAGGGTTAGGTTGTGAGCCCTCCCCTAAGTCCCGAGGAAAGGCGGAAATCCTCTTTTCACCGGCGCCCTTTTCCGTTCCTATGATAGAAGCCAGGTTGATTTTTCTGAAGGACTACTTAACTAAAGAAACCGGCTGGAAGATAGAGATGAGGGTAAGTCCTTCGGATATTGACTCGTTCCTTAAAATGGTTGAAGCTGAAAAAATAGCATTTTCCCTGCAAAACGCCTATTTCTATCTTGTCCTGGCGGAGAAAAAAGGAGCAGTTCCCATTGTGAAAACGATTTCCCTTGATGGTCGGACCGAACGCCGGGGATTGATTGTATGCCGAGACGATAGCCGGGTAAAATCGCTTACCGATTTGAAAGGCAAACAAGTTCTCTCAACTTCCCGTTTTAGCGTAGGTGGATTTCTATCCCAATGGATCTTTCTCAAAGAACAGGGGCTTGATCCCGAGCGAGATCTCATATACAAATTTGGAGACACCCAGGAGGAAATCTTAGAAAAGGTGGCCTCGGGTCGGGCTGAAGTAGGCTTTATTCGGGAAGATGTACTTCAGGCCGCAATCAAGACTAGAGGGCAGATGCTCAGAGTCAAGGTAATTGCTACCACGTCATATTGCCCAACTACTTGTATTGTTAAATACCCGGGTACCGATCCTGATCTGGTAGAGAAAGTTAAAACCGCTTTGCTCAAGTTGAATTTTAAGAATCCTTCCCATCGCTTTATTCTCGAACGTCTTAGGATTTCTGGCTTTGCCCCAGCCTCCCCAGAAGACTACACTGATTTCCGGAATTTATTGATCTCTTATGGGCTTCTTCCCGGCGGGTCAGTTCCTCCTCAGAAAATAACTCAAAGCCAGTGA
- the hypE gene encoding hydrogenase expression/formation protein HypE, translating into MPPITSMDEKILLAHGSGGRLSHKLIDEVFLRDFDNPILLEKDDGAIVEIGGEKLAFTTDSYVVKPIFFPGGDIGRLSVWGTVNDLAVMGAEPFYISCGLIIEEGLEREILERITSSMAEAARIANVLVVTGDTKVVERGGADKIYINTAGVGRVKRDLSLKRIEPGDRIILSGSIGEHEVAVLLARGELPFHSQTVTDLAPLNRLVSEILDVDGVKFIRDPTRGGLATTLNEIAQGRNLGIMVEEEKIKVSEGVKAVCELLGLDPFYLANEGKMVVVVKGDCTGEVVKKMRENPLGRETEIIGEVVGDLNGRVYLRTRVGGTRILDMLTGDQLPRIC; encoded by the coding sequence GTGCCGCCTATTACAAGTATGGATGAAAAGATCCTCCTCGCTCATGGGAGCGGGGGAAGACTGTCCCACAAGCTCATTGATGAGGTGTTCCTCCGGGATTTTGACAATCCAATCCTTTTGGAAAAGGATGACGGAGCAATTGTGGAAATAGGAGGGGAGAAGCTCGCCTTCACCACCGACTCCTATGTGGTAAAACCGATCTTTTTCCCGGGGGGAGACATCGGAAGACTATCTGTGTGGGGAACAGTAAATGACCTTGCCGTCATGGGGGCAGAACCTTTCTATATCTCCTGCGGTTTAATCATAGAGGAGGGATTGGAACGAGAAATTCTCGAAAGGATAACCTCTTCCATGGCGGAAGCGGCCCGGATAGCCAACGTACTTGTAGTTACCGGTGATACGAAGGTGGTCGAGAGGGGTGGGGCGGATAAGATCTACATCAACACTGCCGGTGTGGGGAGGGTGAAGAGGGACCTTTCGCTAAAGAGGATTGAGCCGGGAGACAGAATCATCCTTTCGGGAAGTATCGGGGAACATGAAGTTGCGGTACTTTTAGCGAGGGGAGAATTACCTTTCCATTCTCAGACGGTAACTGATCTGGCCCCCCTAAACCGGCTCGTGTCTGAGATTCTTGATGTAGATGGTGTAAAATTTATCAGGGATCCCACCAGGGGCGGACTGGCCACCACCTTGAATGAGATCGCCCAGGGAAGAAACCTGGGGATCATGGTGGAAGAGGAAAAGATAAAAGTTTCGGAGGGGGTAAAGGCGGTCTGTGAGCTCCTCGGTCTTGACCCTTTTTACCTTGCCAATGAGGGGAAGATGGTGGTAGTGGTGAAAGGTGATTGCACCGGTGAAGTGGTGAAAAAGATGAGGGAAAATCCCCTCGGCAGGGAAACGGAGATCATAGGAGAGGTGGTAGGGGATTTAAACGGCAGGGTATATCTCAGGACAAGGGTTGGTGGTACAAGGATCCTGGATATGCTGACAGGAGATCAACTGCCCAGGATATGTTAA